Proteins encoded in a region of the Mycteria americana isolate JAX WOST 10 ecotype Jacksonville Zoo and Gardens chromosome 9, USCA_MyAme_1.0, whole genome shotgun sequence genome:
- the CMKLR2 gene encoding chemerin-like receptor 2 — translation MTFEDFENYSYFYDLSEEDESPQSSLSIAHMISLSFYSVAFLLGVPGNAIVIWFMGFKWDKSVSTLWFLNLAIADFIFVLFLPLYITYVAMGFHWPFGKWLCKMNSFIALLNMFASVFFLTFISLDRYIRLVHPVFSYKYRTVRNTLILSGIIWMSAAIIGGPALYFRDTATVLNNVTICYNNFHVHDRELILLTHHILIWVRLAFGYLFPLVTMVICYSLLIVKVKRRTVLTSSRLFWTIIAVVVAFFVCWTPYHIFSIVELSAHHDENLHDLLQDGIPLSTGLGFINSCLNPILYVLISKKFQAQVKTTVSEVLKLALWEVSRSGTVSEQLWSSDNTHAPVHYCETAQ, via the coding sequence ATGACATTTGAAGATTTTGAGAACTACTCTTATTTCTACGACCTGTCTGAGGAAGATGAATCACCCCAGTCCTCCCTCAGCATTGCCCATatgatttccctttccttttacagTGTGGCATTTCTGCTGGGAGTGCCAGGTAATGCCATCGTCATCTGGTTTATGGGCTTTAAGTGGGATAAATCTGTTTCTACACTCTGGTTCCTCAATCTGGCCATTgcagatttcatttttgttctcttcctgcCCCTCTACATTACATACGTGGCAATGGGCTTCCACTGGCCTTTTGGGAAGTGGCTCTGCAAAATGAACTCATTCATTGCACTACTTAATATGTTTGCCAGTGTTTTCTTCCTGACATTCATCAGCCTTGACCGCTACATCCGCCTAGTCCACCCAGTCTTTTCCTACAAGTATCGGACTGTAAGAAACACCCTCATTCTTAGTGGGATCATTTGGATGTCAGCTGCAATTATTGGTGGCCCTGCCTTATACTTTAGAGACACAGCTACAGTTCTCAACAATGTCACCATTTGCTACAACAACTTCCATGTGCATGACAGAGAACTTATTTTGCTGACACATCACATTCTCATTTGGGTGAGGCTTGCATTCGGTTACCTCTTTCCTCTAGTGACCATGGTCATTTGCTACTCACTGCTGATTGTCAAAGTGAAGAGGAGAACTGTATTGACTTCTAGCAGGCTTTTCTGGACCATCATTGCTGTAGTggtagctttttttgtttgctggaCACCATATCACATATTCAGCATTGTGGAGCTGTCCGCTCACCACGATGAAAACTTGCATGACTTACTGCAGGATGGCATTCCCCTCTCCACTGGCCTTGGTTTCATCAACAGTTGCCTCAATCCAATCCTCTATGTTCTGATTAGCAAAAAGTTCCAGGCCCAGGTCAAGACTACAGTCTCCGAGGTGCTAAAATTGGCACTGTGGGAGGTCAGCCGCTCGGGAACTGTCAGCGAGCAGCTGTGGAGCTCGGACAACACCCATGCACCTGTGCACTATTGTGAAACTGCTCAGTGA